Proteins from one Elgaria multicarinata webbii isolate HBS135686 ecotype San Diego chromosome 3, rElgMul1.1.pri, whole genome shotgun sequence genomic window:
- the ARSI gene encoding arylsulfatase I, producing the protein MAVYALTGFSLVSLLSFGYLSWDWVKPGLVADVSSMGKPLPAAAAAAAPARPPHVIFILTDDQGYHDVGYHGSDIQTPTLDRLAAEGVKLENYYIQPICTPSRSQLITGRYQIHTGLQHSIIRPRQPNCLPLNQVTLPQKLQEAGYSTHMVGKWHLGFYRKECLPTRRGFDTFLGSLTGNVDYYTYDNCDGPGVCGYDLHDGENVAWEQSGKYSTFLYTQRVNKILASHNSKDPIFIYVAFQAVHTPLQSPKEYIYRYRSMGNVARRKYAAMVTCMDEAVKNITWALKKYGYYDNSVIVFSTDNGGQTFSGGSNWPLRGRKGTYWEGGVRGIGFVHSPLLKRKRRTSRALIHITDWYPTLVTLARGNMSEADGLDGYNVWPAISEGKECPRTEILHNIDPLYNHARYGSLESGFGIWNTAVQASIRVGDWKLLTGDPGYSDWIPPQTLTNFPGSWWNLERLTDGVRKSVWLFNITADPYERYDLAEQRPDIVRALLIRLVRYNQTAIPVRYPAENPRAHPDFNGGAWGPWATGEEEVWEGGHGKLKNKKRKKKCKICKLRSFFRKLNTRLMSNRI; encoded by the exons ATGGCTGTGTACGCCCTCACTGGCTTCTCCCTGGTCAGCCTGCTCAGTTTTGGCTACCTGTCCTGGGACTGGGTGAAGCCGGGCTTGGTAGCCGATGTTTCCTCCATGGGGAAGCCTctcccggctgctgctgctgctgctgctcccgccagGCCGCCTCACGTCATCTTTATCCTAACGGACGACCAGGGTTACCATGACGTGGGCTACCATGGCTCAGATATCCAGACTCCAACGCTGGACAGGCTGGCGGCGGAAGGGGTGAAGCTGGAGAATTATTACATCCAGCCCATCTGCACTCCTTCCAGGAGCCAGCTGATCACAGGGAG GTACCAAATCCACACAGGTCTTCAGCACTCCATCATCCGTCCCCGGCAACCCAATTGCTTGCCTTTGAACCAGGTTACTCTCCCCCAGAAACTGCAGGAAGCTGGCTATTCCACGCACATGGTGGGCAAGTGGCACTTGGGATTCTATCGGAAAGAGTGCCTGCCCACCCGGAGGGGTTTTGACACCTTCCTGGGATCACTGACAGGAAACGTGGATTATTATACCTACGATAACTGTGATGGGCCTGGGGTCTGTGGCTACGACCTTCATGATGGGGAAAATGTGGCCTGGGAGCAAAGTGGCAAATATTCCACCTTCCTCTACACTCAGCGTGTCAACAAGATCCTGGCTTCCCACAACTCTAAGGACCCCATCTTTATCTACGTGGCATTCCAAGCTGTGCACACACCCTTGCAGTCCCCAAAGGAGTACATCTACCGCTACCGCTCCATGGGCAACGTTGCGCGCCGTAAATACGCGGCCATGGTCACGTGCATGGATGAAGCAGTGAAGAACATCACCTGGGCGCTCAAGAAGTACGGCTACTATGACAACAGCGTGATTGTATTCTCCACAGACAATGGCGGGCAGACTTTCTCTGGGGGAAGCAACTGGCCGCTGCGAGGCCGCAAAGGGACCTACTGGGAAGGAGGAGTCCGTGGCATTGGGTTTGTCCACAGCCCGTTGCTTAAACGCAAGCGGAGGACCAGCCGGGCGCTCATTCACATAACTGACTGGTACCCGACTCTGGTGACCTTGGCTCGGGGCAACATGTCTGAAGCAGATGGTTTGGATGGGTACAATGTGTGGCCGGCCATCAGCGAGGGCAAAGAGTGTCCCCGTACGGAAATCCTGCACAACATCGACCCTCTTTATAACCACGCCAGATATGGCTCTTTGGAGAGTGGCTTTGGCATCTGGAACACAGCAGTACAAGCCTCGATACGGGTTGGGGACTGGAAGCTTCTCACTGGAGACCCTGGCTATAGTGACTGGATCCCACCACAGACTCTGACCAACTTCCCAGGGAGTTGGTGGAACCTCGAGCGCCTGACGGATGGGGTACGCAAATCGGTCTGGCTCTTCAACATCACGGCCGACCCGTACGAGCGCTACGACCTGGCAGAGCAGCGGCCCGATATCGTCCGGGCTCTCCTCATCAGACTTGTCCGCTACAACCAGACTGCCATCCCGGTCAGATATCCGGCAGAAAACCCTCGAGCTCACCCGGACTTCAATGGTGGTGCCTGGGGACCCTGGGCAACCGGCGAGGAAGAAGTGTGGGAGGGAGGACACggaaaactgaaaaataaaaagcGGAAGAAGAAATGCAAGATCTGCAAGCTGCGCTCCTTCTTCCGGAAGCTGAACACCAGGCTGATGTCGAACCGCATCTGA